The proteins below come from a single Papaver somniferum cultivar HN1 chromosome 11, ASM357369v1, whole genome shotgun sequence genomic window:
- the LOC113322301 gene encoding pentatricopeptide repeat-containing protein At5g02830, chloroplastic-like: protein MMIKNKIPPLFRKTPSFTQKLRKKKDKGKKMREPILVGSSPSNFLPLNNNPKHKPYFLHPTPQTFTAKISSSSSSSSNSTTTTSSTSSAPLLMNVHQDINNRLKYYADLASKLVEDGRLEDFLMIIESVLGLGIEPTLFVSALNIKLVSAGFCNLISNGKIRDVVEVLSKVEKLGISSVSLFDKSVKKSISLECRRLVNDGKLNEVVERMVGLSGFNFPIKHLVDPIEIIKLCVKKREPNVVVRYACLLPQAQILYTLAIQEFGKKRNLDSALIAYEASKRNGPNMYAWRSIIDVCGLCGDFLKSRQVYEELLAQKVTPNSYVCNSLMNVNAHDLSYILDVYKKMQTLGVAADLASYNILLKACCLAGRVDLARDIYKEIRHKASTGMLKLDVITYSTIIKVFADAKMWQMAMKTKEDMLLAGVTPNEVTWSSLITACANVGLVEQAIQIFEEMIVTGCEPNTQCCNTLLYACVEARQYDRAFRIFQSWKKGGISNGLYSKEFSRSTCTLVSIDVNQSNEIATENCHSDQHHLSKVVRFRPTIATYNILMKACGTDYYRAKALMDDMKFAGLSPNHISWSILIDIYGTSGDIGGALRGLNSMRDAGIKPDVIAYTTAIKACVANKNLSLAFTLFEEMKKYQLQPNLVTYNTLLRARNRYGSAFEVQQCLAIYQDMQKAGYAGDFTSPDRSSLYSSNDSYLKELIEEWCEGVIQGRNQNQEIVGQNGSRNKTAVDKSHSLLFEKVATHLQKDITETRAVDIRGLTKVEARIVVLAVLRMIKESYAQGNPVKDDLIIILGVGEGIATGSGSESEVQDSIVKLLQDELSLTVLSSGPRFSVASSNDQGNPLNSDPIHENLEQSNNFESPARRPVVLRRLKITRKSLYNWLQRKSSRLYTKSS, encoded by the exons ATGATGATTAAAAATAAAATCCCACCACTTTTTCGTAAAACCCCAAGTTTTACACAAAaactgagaaaaaaaaaagacaaaggaaaaaaaatgagagaGCCAATTCTGGTAGGCTCATCTCCTTCAAATTTCCTTCCTCTGAACAATAACCCTAAACACAAACCCTATTTCCTTCATCCAACGCCTCAAACTTTTACCGCCAAAatatcctcttcttcatcatcatcttcaaattccaccaccaccaccagcagtaCAAGTTCAGCTCCACTGCTGATGAATGTACACCAAGACATTAATAATCGATTAAAATACTATGCTGATCTTGCTTCAAAATTAGTGGAAGATGGAAGGCTTGAGGACTTTTTAATGATTATTGAGAGTGTTTTGGGTTTAGGTATTGAACCTACTTTATTTGTTAGTGCGTTGAATATTAAACTTGTTTCAGCTGGTTTTTGTAATTTGATTTCTAATGGGAAAATTAGAGATGTTGTTGAGGTTTTAAGTAAGGTTGAGAAATTGGGGATTTCTTCTGTTTCACTTTTTGATAAGTCAGTGAAGAAATCGATTAGTTTGGAATGTCGAAGGCTTGTGAATGATGGTAAATTGAATGAAGTTGTTGAGAGGATGGTTGGGCTTTCAG GGTTTAATTTCCCTATCAAACATTTGGTGGATCCAATTGAAATTATTAAACTGTGTGTGAAGAAACGTGAGCCGAACGTGGTTGTAAG GTATGCATGCCTTCTTCCACAGGCTCAGATATTATACACTTTGGCCATCCAGGAATTCGGGAAGAAAAGGAATTTGGACTCTGCTTTGATTGCATATGAAGCTTCCAAGCGCAATGGTCCTAATATGTACGCTTGGCGCTCTATAATAGATGTTTGTGGACTATGTGGCGATTTCTTAAAGTCCAGGCAAGTTTATGAG GAGTTGCTTGCTCAGAAGGTGACCCCAAATTCGTATGTCTGCAACAGTCTCATGAATGTGAATGCCCATGATTTGAGCTATATCTTGGATGTCTACAAAAAAATGCAA ACTCTAGGTGTTGCTGCAGATTTGGCATCATATAATATACTATTGAAGGCATGCTGTCTTGCTGGGAGAGTTGATTTAGCCAGAGACATATATAAGGAGATAAGGCATAAGGCGTCTACCGGGATGCTGAAATTAGACGTCATAACATACAGCACAATTATAAAG GTGTTTGCAGATGCAAAAATGTGGCAAATGGCAATGAAGACCAAAGAAGATATGCTTTTAGCGGGTGTCACTCCTAATGAGGTTACATGGTCGTCTCTGATCACAGCATGTGCGAATGTGGGACTTGTGGAGCAGGCAATTCAAATATTCGAAGAGATGATAGTGACCGGTTGTGAACCTAATACACAGTGTTGCAACACCCTTTTGTATGCTTGTGTTGAGGCACGCCAGTATGACAGAGCTTTTCGTATTTTCCAGTCCTGGAAGAAAGGTGGAATCTCAAATGGATTATATTCCAAGGAGTTCAGTAGAAGTACATGTACCCTAGTTAGCATAGACGTAAATCAGTCAAATGAAATTGCAACGGAAAATTGCCACTCTGATCAGCATCATTTAAGTAAGGTTGTCCGGTTCAGACCCACAATTGCCacatataatattttgatgaaagCCTGCGGTACTGATTATTATCGTGCCAAAGCTCTTATGGACGATATGAAGTTCGCAGGTCTTTCTCCAAACCATATAAGCTGGTCAATATTGATTGACATATATGGGACCTCAGGCGATATAGGGGGTGCATTACGG GGGTTGAATTCTATGCGTGATGCTGGAATTAAACCTGATGTAATTGCATATACAACAGCCATAAAG GCTTGTGTGGCAAACAAAAATTTGAGCTTAGCGTTTACGTTGTTTGAAGAGATGAAAAAGTATCAATTACAACCCAATTTG GTCACATATAATACACTCTTGCGAGCTCGTAACAGGTATGGATCTGCTTTTGAAGTGCAACAGTGCCTGGCCATATATCAGGATATGCAGAAAGCAGGGTATGCTGGAGATTTCACAAGTCCGGACAGATCCTCGCT GTACAGTTCCAATGATTCTTATCTAAAGGAATTAATCGAAGAGTGGTGTGAAGGCGTTATACAGGGCCGCAACCAGAATCAAGAGATTGTGGGTCAAAATGGATCTCGTAATAAAACTGCTGTGGATAAATCCCACAGCCTTCTATTTGAAAAAGTTGCAACACACTTGCAGAAGGATATCACGGAGACCCGAGCTGTTGATATTCGGGGGCTAACAAAG GTTGAGGCTCGTATTGTTGTTCTTGCAGTTCTCAGGATGATTAAAGAGAGCTACGCTCAAG GGAATCCTGTCAAAGATGACTTGATTATCATACTGGGAgttggcgaaggtattgctaccGGCAGCGGCAGTGAGTCAGAAGTGCAGGATTCTATAGTGAAATTATTGCAGGATGAACTGAGCCTTACTGTTCTATCGTCTGGACCTAGATTTTCAGTTGCCAGTAGCAATGATCAGGGCAACCCTCTTAACTCAGATCCAATTCATGAAAATCTAGAACAGAGCAACAATTTTGAATCTCCAGCTAGGAGACCTGTAGTTTTACGAAGACTCAAGATTACGAGGAAGTCATTGTATAATTGGTTACAGAGAAAAAGTAGTAGGCTTTACACTAAAAGTAGTTGA